A window from Phaenicophaeus curvirostris isolate KB17595 chromosome 13, BPBGC_Pcur_1.0, whole genome shotgun sequence encodes these proteins:
- the CCNB3 gene encoding G2/mitotic-specific cyclin-B3 isoform X2 has product MPLSRNTRVLSTKQPRAGKAIPAAENINPEKEESCQAKRSLSSPQGGPKKRSAFGDLTNAHKNQVVAGKKEAVKVVPQKAHASQGVAKNNEINPKKSLKKTPPTEAPAEPKEDPTPEKPVPEQVPAVEDIDKEQLGDPYANAEYAKDIFEYMREREEKFILPNYMEKQSDISGDMRAILVDWMVEVQERYPPCVDDFLYICDDAYKREELIAMEISILTTLKFDINIPIPYRFLRRFAKCARASMETLTLARFLCEMTLQEYDYARESPSKLAASCLLLALTMKNLGGWTPTLEYYSGYCAQDLHPLVKRLNFLLTYQPHDKLKAVRTKYSHRVFFEVAKVTPMDMLKLEETLKSC; this is encoded by the exons ATGCCGTTGTCACGCAACACCAGGGTGCTGAGCACCAAGCAGCCCCGAGCAGGCAAGGCCATCCCTGCTGCAGAGAATATCAACCCTGAGAAG GAGGAGAGCTGCCAGGCCAAGAGGTCACTGTCCTCGCCCCAGGGCGGGCCCAAGAAGAGGTCAGCATTTGGGGACCTCACCAAT GCTCACAAGAACCAGGTGGTGGCGGGGAAGAAGGAGGCTGTGAAAGTGGTACCACAGAAGGCCCACGCGTCCCAGGGGGTGGCCAAGAACAATGAGATCAACCCGAAAAA GTCATTGAAGAAAACCCCCCCGACAGAAGCTCCTGCAGAGCCCAAGGAGGATCCTACACCAGAGAAACCAGTGCCTGAACAG GTACCAGCTGTGGAGGACATAGACAAGGAGCAGCTGGGTGACCCCTATGCCAATGCAGAGTATGCCAAGGATATCTTTGAATACATGCGGGAAAGAGAG GAGAAATTCATACTTCCCAACTACATGGAGAAGCAGTCAGACATCAGCGGGGACATGCGTGCCATCCTGGTGGACTGGATGGTGGAGGTGCAG GAGCGGTACCCACCATGTGTGGATGACTTCCTCTACATCTGCGATGATGCCTACAAGCGGGAAGAGCTCATTGCTATGGAGATAAGcatcctcaccaccctcaagtTTGACATCAACATCCCCATACCCTACCGGTTCCTGCGACGCTTTGCTAAG TGTGCCCGTGCTTCCATGGAGACACTGACCCTGGCCCGCTTCCTCTGTGAGATGACCCTGCAGGAGTACGACTATGCCCGGGAGAGCCCCTCCAAGCTGGCTgccagctgcctgctgctggccCTCACCATGAAGAACCTTGGTGGCTGG ACACCTACACTGGAGTACTACAGTGGTTACTGTGCCCAGGACCTGCATCCCTTGGTGAAGAGGCTGAATTTTCTGCTCACATACCAGCCCCATGATAAGCTCAAGGCTGTGCGCACCAAGTACTCACACAG GGTCTTCTTCGAGGTTGCCAAAGTCACCCCCATGGACATGCTCAAGCTGGAGGAGACGCTGAAGAGCTGCTAG
- the CCNB3 gene encoding G2/mitotic-specific cyclin-B3 isoform X1, whose product MPLSRNTRVLSTKQPRAGKAIPAAENINPEKEESCQAKRSLSSPQGGPKKRSAFGDLTNAHKNQVVAGKKEAVKVVPQKAHASQGVAKNNEINPKKSLKKTPPTEAPAEPKEDPTPEKPVPEQVPAVEDIDKEQLGDPYANAEYAKDIFEYMREREEKFILPNYMEKQSDISGDMRAILVDWMVEVQENFELNHETLYLAVKLVDHYLVEVVSMRDKLQLIGCTAILIASKFEERYPPCVDDFLYICDDAYKREELIAMEISILTTLKFDINIPIPYRFLRRFAKCARASMETLTLARFLCEMTLQEYDYARESPSKLAASCLLLALTMKNLGGWTPTLEYYSGYCAQDLHPLVKRLNFLLTYQPHDKLKAVRTKYSHRVFFEVAKVTPMDMLKLEETLKSC is encoded by the exons ATGCCGTTGTCACGCAACACCAGGGTGCTGAGCACCAAGCAGCCCCGAGCAGGCAAGGCCATCCCTGCTGCAGAGAATATCAACCCTGAGAAG GAGGAGAGCTGCCAGGCCAAGAGGTCACTGTCCTCGCCCCAGGGCGGGCCCAAGAAGAGGTCAGCATTTGGGGACCTCACCAAT GCTCACAAGAACCAGGTGGTGGCGGGGAAGAAGGAGGCTGTGAAAGTGGTACCACAGAAGGCCCACGCGTCCCAGGGGGTGGCCAAGAACAATGAGATCAACCCGAAAAA GTCATTGAAGAAAACCCCCCCGACAGAAGCTCCTGCAGAGCCCAAGGAGGATCCTACACCAGAGAAACCAGTGCCTGAACAG GTACCAGCTGTGGAGGACATAGACAAGGAGCAGCTGGGTGACCCCTATGCCAATGCAGAGTATGCCAAGGATATCTTTGAATACATGCGGGAAAGAGAG GAGAAATTCATACTTCCCAACTACATGGAGAAGCAGTCAGACATCAGCGGGGACATGCGTGCCATCCTGGTGGACTGGATGGTGGAGGTGCAG GAAAACTTTGAACTGAACCATGAGACACTATATCTGGCTGTGAAGCTGGTGGACCACTACCTGGTGGAGGTGGTGAGCATGAGGGACAAACTGCAGCTCATCGGCTGCACTGCCATCCTCATCGCCTCCAAATTTGAG GAGCGGTACCCACCATGTGTGGATGACTTCCTCTACATCTGCGATGATGCCTACAAGCGGGAAGAGCTCATTGCTATGGAGATAAGcatcctcaccaccctcaagtTTGACATCAACATCCCCATACCCTACCGGTTCCTGCGACGCTTTGCTAAG TGTGCCCGTGCTTCCATGGAGACACTGACCCTGGCCCGCTTCCTCTGTGAGATGACCCTGCAGGAGTACGACTATGCCCGGGAGAGCCCCTCCAAGCTGGCTgccagctgcctgctgctggccCTCACCATGAAGAACCTTGGTGGCTGG ACACCTACACTGGAGTACTACAGTGGTTACTGTGCCCAGGACCTGCATCCCTTGGTGAAGAGGCTGAATTTTCTGCTCACATACCAGCCCCATGATAAGCTCAAGGCTGTGCGCACCAAGTACTCACACAG GGTCTTCTTCGAGGTTGCCAAAGTCACCCCCATGGACATGCTCAAGCTGGAGGAGACGCTGAAGAGCTGCTAG